The genomic region TTGTGAGTTTTGTAATTAGCAAAACGACGGTGGCTGAAGTATCAAGTAACTCAATATCCTACGTGTGCAATGTGGGACTGACTCATATGTGTATagtatatacatattaatataaaGAACAAACCGAACATGTTTTCAATGTATATCTTAATACGCATGTGTGATCTATTAATAACGtaaattaatacttttttgttaaatacacTTCTCCACAATTATAATTCGGGATTTGGTGTACTTTATTTCATTCCAATAATGAATATTAATACGTATAAAATATGTTGGCATTTTGTTATAGATACAATGTATTCTCGAGAGTTACTCCACTTAATCAATACATAGTCATAGTTGACATTGTTGTTTGTTGGTGtgggtttttttttcagataataaaaacaatttcaaaaatatgatttgttttttaTTCTATTTAAATAGTGTATGTTTAGGACATAATGTTTAACAGTCAATAGTTATCAGTCAACAAACAACGACAAGTTACTTATTATGCGTTGGAATGAAACAAGGGCGTTAACACAAGTTGTTTTAATAAACACGCATCATAACCCATAAAATAGTTTTGTATTGACCAAAAGTAAGCGATAATGCGAAATTTTACTTGCGGTGAAATCTGTTTATCGTTGAGTTGTTTTGGTGCGTCaagcttgtttttaatttacacGAAAAAATAGCAAATGTATTGGGATCATTTTTTTACACGGAAAATGTATTGAGTTTGTACAAACACTTGCATTCATTGCAATCTTGTCATCCTTCGTTGTTCCAAAACTGAATTGTACGCCTTTTTATACGCCCAGCGAGTTGAAGATTTCGATCTGACTTGAATGCGCATCATATTTGATGGCACGTTTTAAGCAAACATTGAGGCAAAAAACGGTTGATCTGAAGTGGTGAACAGCATGAACAGCATCTCAATGTGAACTAATTTGATAGATAGAagtattaaatattcaaaaaaagCTCTCCaaggttttatattttgttttatttattctgATAAACAAATCGACTGACCTTAATCGTATACAGCGTTGGACCGGTCAATTTGCGATATTTAATATTGCAGAATGAACCAATGGTGCGAAACTCAGACGCATAATTCATGTCTGATAATTTATCAGAACATAACCAGTCTAAATTTCGTGACTGTATTTAATTAATCGCGAGTATATGACAAAATTCCTTTGgtttttacatattgctttttaaTATGCGCTTTACTTTTTTTCATATAATGTGAATGATTTATAGGTAACGTTTAATTAGCAGCTAAGTCATTTTGAAGTAAGGTTAAATTTCCCTTACATGTAGATGTAATTCTGCCAATAGAGATATTAAATTCACTGATCACACAACAAAACGATTTAATACTTGCATGAGGTATCATTTGGAGTCCATTATAACActatcactgggggctgacgaggtcaaagcgtagttcgtttcgctacgacgtcgggtttatgttttactacgaaaacattgtttaaatacacatgacatcgagaacagattagtcgaaaattgtgtttaaacatgcaagattatgcttttctaatgacaaaactctgaatttaagcacaatgacatttcatagggctgttacatcaaattataatccaagatgtgtctggtttatgcggttaaacatgaaatataccgctgatttataaaACCGAAGTaaagtttcacttaaaaaaaatgcaattaaggtttacaactgtgtttaagtgacacaattttacaatttccatattggtctatgtatcgttaagccactggtgtgtttagaaatgtgtagggcgaccaagttatcagaaataaaggctaaatattattattaggcatgatcatgtctctgacagtatacgtatatgcctcgctacgacaatgctttagcgtgtatgcgtttctcacagaagacgtattggttatctcttaaaggcaaaataaagaaaagtgttttttttaatacggagtcatggagtggctggatgtttcctttgaggaagaggtactaacaacggcacaacatgatccgaagcgcacagtcgacatggtaatgcacattatgatataatttaattcacgactaggccaaaggaaacgattaaaatcgaaaatccatatataagatgacagttgagagtcgagaacctaatgtcgtcggtctcaataaaaatgacgcatcttcaccttgtgacaatcccttatacgttcattttgatagagaccgacgataggttttcagcatacggcactctttatcaaataacattcgattctcgttatccccaactcgcttatctcgaaactctgcttatgtcaaagtagatcccatgtcccaactttgatcattatttatctcatacggattttgatttttacattatatatatcaaagcgattttcttgaaaatcggttatcgttaactaattttgagatgaatttcatgttcgtatacgtgattttacctgtaaaatccacacctgtaacagccgtaaggtgtggaaagtaggaccccaatggcataaatccgcaattgcataatcaatatatcgttgtaaaggtgtggcagtgggcttctgtcacaggttattgtttactgcgtacatgacggacGGTAAATTTACCTCTGGTTACAATgcggtaaaggcccagtctcaatatgatgccggcggagccccagtgcgtgatcaggcatctaccgggatgaaccgggaccctaccgggatgaaccggtgctccaccgggattacccgtggacgaccggggacaaccggggctccaccgggaaagtattgaagtcccggttgtttccagtgccaagccggtcattgccgTTCCTTTCCgttaactcctggttcatcccagaggtattgaacatttgaatactttcccggttgtccccggttgtccccggttaaaccggggcgttgccgcagctctgtcggggtctgatgccggtatagccccggtgagtgccggcgtagtgacggtataccggggctctgccggctttcaccgggatcaaccttttcgttttgatgttcatgcgcacagtgaagcacggcatcttttgcactggacaatggcagtctgcagtaactgcaaactgcatgtgatatgtcctgaaatggatacagagacttcgttgagcaacctatacattatatttgtacttcgttgcgcaaccaatacatactctgtgcgaaacctatacataaagcgacttgtaattacctttgaaacaaagcatttgaataattaaaacacatgttcgtaacctgttttgtactttaaaatgtgtaatttacactgaatcaaagtaacatgtagttttatttaatttaagttaccgtaattggtaattttaacagaataaccaccttatgcattgcttcaaatcaaaatatttcgattttagctcaaaataaacttaaaggttgcaactacgcgcatttgttattagtttgttattgaaaattacATAACTGGATGTTctgttctctaatccataaacaccagaaaagatgaaactcgcctgattaagtagtgtatttacacaatgttttcgtaataaaacatatacccgacgtcgtagcgaaacggactacgctttgacctcgtcagcccccagtgactATGTTAGTGAAACATAAGCATAACATACATCGTTTTGGCGTAAGTGACAATGATCACGGAAACCAATTACGAATCCGTTGACAAGGTGGGGAATCTGTTATAAGGCATATTCATAACAACTGGAAGGTAATCGTGCAAACACATATCTTTAAAACTAATTCGGCGTCTCTAAGGCCTTAAAGAAAAGTTGTTTTGGATCAGttatgtttcattaaaatatatttactaagtaaatgctaaaatatattttacaatattaaaaactATTGTTTTATGTCATGTTATGTCTTAGTAAATTTGACATAACTTGGGTTCTAGGTGCACACATAGTTCAGGGAAAAAAGATACAACGACCTACCTACATGTACCATATTTTTGGCGATATTGGTGGCAACAAATTACTTTGTTTGCCTCAAAATTTAAATTATCATCACCGGCGAAGATAGTTCCAAGTCAATACAAGTGATCAAACTGACCCTGAGCATTCCTCATTTTCAAAGCCATGAGTATAACACAACGGTAAGGTTTTCATAGGATCACAAAATGCACAGCAATGTAAAGAGCCTCGTAGAAGGTAAAATAAAAAGATCTAAATTCGTCGAAAAAGCATAGTAATGCTAATGAATCATCCTAATCGGATTTTCTTAATCTCATTGAAGATCTGCCCCTCCCCCTGTTTTAATACACACCATCTGTACCACAGTCAACCATCTAACAACAAGAGACGAGCACAATAATGCGAGTAACGATGAAGCAGATTGGATGACAAAGCTGCGAGCAAGCCCATGACAGCTTCAACTACCAGCGCCTGCCCAGAGAAGAACAGGCGATCATCGTCCGACTGtgaatataaaaacattaaacacataCATTCGGGACTTTGTTATTGTTTATCGCGTTTCCCTCCTCTCAAATTGTAATTCTGGAtgcatttttttgtgtttaatgTTCCATTTTAATTTCTTAGACAGCGTGTTGCCGCAAATGAAATATTCTACATGCACTTAAATACACTATTGGTGCTTGATTGAGTTCAATCGGCATAAGGTTTTAGGAATAAATAAATGTTACGCATTGTCAAAGTAATAACATGTCTTCACTtataaatcaaaatttgattttaaaatgcggTTAAGTATAATAATTATAGCAATTTCAATCGTGTCATCATCCTTCGATGTATCTGAACGGAATAGTATATTCTTATCTTCGTACATCAATTGATGGCTGATTTAATCTGAACTTAACATTGTATCCTATGTTAATGCTAATGAAGATTGGTAAACCCTGATAAAACAATCGATAGATCTGAAAGGCGGACACACACTTAACTGCGTCCTAGTTAGAAACTGCGTATTGCTATACGTTTAATGTTTGAATAATGAAGTTTTTGAATTGTTCAGCAAATTGTTAATGTTTTAGCTTTCTTAGCCAAATTATTTTCCTTCTCTTGTAGTTCGAATGAATCACGATATTATTATGATCATAAGAAAATTTAAGgattatgtttttgttaaatattctgGTTTATTTAGGTTTAAAAGCATAGCTTGTTTGAGATAATAATTTCGAACGCTATTTAGAGATGCTTGatacttattattataaaaattatttgaataagttATTACTATAATTTATTAATCATAATTATTACAAACAGTTGTTACAGTAGAAACTGATATCAGGCGCGGGAAAATCATTTGAAGTAAAATTCTtatgaatgaaatgtacatgaagtcATGCTATACGCAACCATTCCATCGACAAGGGGACATAATTGTGTAGTACAATTTGCACGGAAGAATGCTATATTTCGAAGCATAAGTTATTATCCCACTAAAGGCATGACCGAAACACATAAGCATTGTATACTCCATTTTCTTTAATGATTTCATCAATTTAACATTGTCAAAAGATTAATATCAATGGAAAAAGAGAGAGGCCGCATAGTTTTTATAAGTGTCTACATGTTTGGGAAATACCGTCGATATGCaccattcatttaaaataaagttcacTTTATATTATGTTTCGACTCATTCGGCGTCGCTGACTCTGGTCTCTATAGTTTCATAGTTTGTGTGGTAATTAAGCAGCGAGTCATTGGTCTGCTATATAAATCCGCAAATGTATAATGTTAATGAATGAATATTAaaaacaaggttttaataaataCCAAATACCAATTGCCGTCGCCtaatttattgtttagttttacGAAAATTGGATGCAAGCACGgtctttataattaaacatgttatcGACACTCTCGAAAAGAAGATATTCTGAAGCACATGTTTTAACACAGAACCTTTCAATAAATGAATATTCATTAAAACCATACCGactttgcttgtttatttttactTCAACGCCAATAATATGCATTTCAGATGATTTTAAACTGAATTTCACTTTAATGATCAAATCTACATAATAAATTTATATTCTATACTAGCATATTATAAGTATATTTTCAAGTGCGTAGGTTTAATGAGAACCTACGTAGGTCTGATATCTATCGCATTCAGTAGTTCTCTCCGACATATTGACATAGGCGTATATCGTTAACATCCTGATCGGAAAGCATAAGTGATACCGCTATATACTTCTTAAGTGTGGGGCTAGAGTCCGGgtcataataatttatttaaattgaagaACAGCACGCATTCAGCCACAATTGTCTTTCCGAGAGGCTAAATGAACTTCGGTAAGTAGTATTTTAATTACGTTTAATGTTAACTATTATTATAGTTGATGATTTCATGTTTATAAAGGAAATTAAGAGATTATTATTTTGCTGTATAAATGTATTTCTCAAGGTATCATTCAAGTCATTTGAGGCGATTTAATAAAGCGCTGCGTACTGCATTTGATGTTTGAAATATATAGAACATTCAACATGTTACGCACTTAATACACTTGGAAATGTGAACAATATCACTGCAAGAACAAAAGCAGAAAAAAggataaaaacaacaatttgaataaatcttgtttaaaattgaataaatatataaatgtgttatgttaataatatttgttcaaatttaaccAGATTATACATCTTGTTTAAAATCGATAATTTattccatttcattttgttatacTTATGTTTCTGTTCCAATAACACCGAACcttaaaaataattgaaacacTGTAATCTCCCCAATAAGAGATAAACCTTccaatggaaaaaaacacaatttatttagtTCTATTTTGGGCCATTTACGATCAGGCATGGTTACagtattcaaaaacaaaattaaaaagtattgtaAGGACTTGTTTCAATCGGACACTATATGAAGCTAGATGGTTTCATAATGTACTATTTTATTTGCAACTTAATAAAATGTATACGTTTACAACGTTCGCCATTCACTACGTACGATGATTTAGCAAATTTGTTTCATCATTTTGCAGATCAACATGAATGCCAAAGGGATTTCGATCGCATTTGTATGCTTAGCAACACTACTGGTGACTGAAGCCGATGGCAAAACAGGATTGAAAGGCACATTTACATGGAATAAGCGTTCGTGTAAGTGGAGAGAAGGATTTGTTGGTACATCCTTAAACAGGTTAGAATGCAATTTCGAATATCTCCGTATTTTGCTCTCTTTTCTaatatttactatatatatatatattaatatatgaacTGTTGATAAATCTCAAATAAAACTATGCATTTAAATGCTATACCAGAAGGTCATAGGGGGAATAGGGATTTTATGCTTTACAGGTTGCTAAGTATTAACTGCAAGAAGAAGGGCAATTTACCCAGCATAACTTGCACGTACAGAGGCAATCCACACCCTTGTAGATGGTACAACCAAAATCACCAGGCAAATTTCTACGCGTGTCTGGCGAGAGTATTGAGTGGTTGGTAGTTAACGTATTCATTTTAGCAATCAACATACTTctattataaatatgatattcAATCGTGAACACACTAAATAAGAAAAACGTCGATTTTAATGATCACCAACATCGTAAAATTGGGTGATTTGCAGCAATATGGTTCGGTCACCCATACATAAgataaaatataacaacagaCATAATATTTATGTGAAATTTAGGTTAAAATCCGTGAGTCTTTTATTAAACGCAACCTACCAGTGTACACTTACAATGCTTTGCTCTCAAAGCCGAGGACCACGACTATattcaaatgtgtttattttgccAAGTGTTGTTTTAAtgaccccggtagggtggcatatagcagttgaactgtcattccgtccatctgaaaactttaacgttggtcataacttttgcaatattgaagatagcaacttggcgtgtatgtgtatctcatgaagctgcacattttgagtggtgaaagggtaaggtaaaggtcatccttgaaggtctaaggtaaaaaaaagttaaatgcatgtgtatctcatggagctgcatattttgagtggtgaagggtaaggtcaatgtcatccttaaaggtcaaaggtcttttttttcaaagcggcgcagtagggggcattgggtttctgacaaacacatctcttgttgttcaTTGGTTAAAAGCCAAAACTAACACTTATTATCTTCTTTCCTGCATAgtttacataattatactatCTGATATTATAAAATACTGAATTGGTGTGAATCCAAACAAATAGGAACAAGAAGTTAGAGTAAAACACTTCTTTGTTAACATAGCTTTCACTTTTATACTCTCTGTTCTTAGGAGACCAAGTGAACTTGTGTAACCCCGGAATAGTCAATTGCAATACTAACTGCGAAGACGTAACATTCGAGAAGGTCAGCGCCAACAGCTATTACCAAGACTCGGAAGGATCTGTTGATGACTACTACATCGACAATTACTAGACAGATATGGGTCAATGCTGTCAAACGGCCGTTATGCTAAATACAATTCTAAATTTATCATAGACTCTTATTACGTGtatatctataaatatatacTACATTCCTCtatttcacaaaattgaaaacggccaataaataaatttctttatctttgttttttttttaatcttctagTAAAACTATTTGTGTAATGTCTtacattagtttaaacctatttgttaAGCTCGATGGTATAAGTGCAAGGCTTATTAAAACGCAATCGAGTCAGTTTCCtagtaaaaccagtacttggtgtctttgactGAGATCTACAGAACGCTCCCACTGTGAGCATTAAATCCTTGACCTCACCATCAATatagacaccatatccaccactTCACGCTTGTCTTAAATAGTCAACAAGATGACCAATAAAAATATATGAGTttctctctgtgaaaagggggtttaatgcatatgcgcaaagtgtcgtccctgattagcctttgcagtccacacaggccaataagggacgacactttccgctttaactggatttcGCTAAGAAGACACTTCATATAAGCGAAATAGACCAGagaagcggaaagggtcgtccctgactgtacagactgcataggcttttcgtggacgacactttacgcacatgcattaaaccccatcttctcagagcgcgactcataaataaaaacatattcaacTTGTGTCAAATCCTGGTAAGATCCGTTCAAGGAGTGTTTTAATGGTAAACAATGCTGAACATTTTCCAGAGATAAATCATTAACAGTATAAAGGAACATACAGCTCACTTTAACGTGAATTATTTCGGTGACATTGACAATAAAGTGTGTGTGCTTTCGTATGACGAAATTTGTGTACTTTGTTTTAAAACTACAGGTACTAGCCATGAACGCTCTCTTTCACTATACAGACACTGACGACATATCGTGATGCAGCAAACGATTAATCTAATATCTTACACTAAAAAGGCTTCATAGGTGCATTAGAATCAAACCGATGTAAAAATGTGACGatcttaacaaaaataataacagcGACCCGTTGATtccttctgtaattgtctttttCATAGTTAAGAAAactgaaaattgaaaattaaaaaaagataaaatgaatAATCCTGACAAAGAAAACCTGTATAGAAGATATTTTCCTTAATGAAAATTCACCAATTAAAATCGGCAAAATATATATGCaacgcttttcatcgataatttaCTTGCATAAAAAAGCGTTTAAATTACTCTGAATAAGTAAAAGACTTCATCGTTCAGTGGAAGCGAAATTGATATAACTCCCTAAGGCCCCGGCGAAAAACgggaaaaaatattataattcaaTGTAGTAAGACTTTTCCAAATATTATATACCTTATTAAtagttgttattttatatatCACATAAAACATGaagtcaaaaatacaaaaatatgtggCCAAG from Dreissena polymorpha isolate Duluth1 chromosome 5, UMN_Dpol_1.0, whole genome shotgun sequence harbors:
- the LOC127831823 gene encoding uncharacterized protein LOC127831823, with the protein product MNAKGISIAFVCLATLLVTEADGKTGLKGTFTWNKRSCKWREGFVGTSLNRLLSINCKKKGNLPSITCTYRGNPHPCRWYNQNHQANFYACLARVLSGDQVNLCNPGIVNCNTNCEDVTFEKVSANSYYQDSEGSVDDYYIDNY